Proteins encoded together in one Candidatus Cloacimonadota bacterium window:
- the thiF gene encoding sulfur carrier protein ThiS adenylyltransferase ThiF, protein MLQIILESTIGIAGAGGLGSNVAVALARVGIGKLIIADFDKIETSNLNRQQYFLKQIGEPKVKALRANLMRINPFSNYQIHHIKLDEKNIPIIYKNVDIMVEAFDKAEMKKMLIETWLSHFPKKPIIAASGLAGFGMNNKIHQKKIGNLYICGDEETELKEGFSPMAPRVGIVANMQANLVLEMLLM, encoded by the coding sequence ATCCTACAGATAATACTTGAATCAACTATCGGGATTGCAGGCGCAGGAGGTTTAGGTTCCAATGTAGCAGTTGCTCTCGCGAGAGTTGGTATCGGTAAATTGATCATTGCAGATTTTGATAAAATCGAAACTTCCAATCTGAACAGACAGCAGTATTTTTTAAAGCAGATCGGAGAACCAAAAGTTAAAGCATTACGCGCAAATTTAATGAGAATAAATCCTTTTTCCAATTACCAGATACACCATATCAAACTCGATGAAAAAAATATTCCAATAATATACAAAAATGTAGATATAATGGTGGAAGCATTTGATAAAGCAGAAATGAAAAAAATGCTGATCGAAACCTGGCTATCTCATTTTCCTAAAAAACCAATAATTGCTGCTTCTGGTCTTGCCGGTTTTGGCATGAATAATAAAATACATCAGAAAAAAATCGGGAATTTATATATTTGCGGAGATGAAGAAACAGAACTGAAAGAGGGCTTCTCCCCTATGGCTCCGAGAGTAGGGATCGTCGCCAATATGCAGGCAAATTTAGTATTGGAAATGTTATTAATGTAA
- the thiS gene encoding sulfur carrier protein ThiS, which yields MKTITVNNNKIDWQEGLTIDEILKIMNYSFKMLVVKVNDKLVKKDEYKTRIIPENADVKIIHLISGG from the coding sequence ATGAAAACCATAACAGTAAACAACAATAAAATCGACTGGCAGGAAGGTCTCACCATCGATGAAATTCTGAAAATAATGAACTATTCTTTTAAGATGCTGGTTGTGAAAGTAAATGACAAACTAGTGAAAAAAGATGAATACAAAACGCGAATAATCCCTGAAAATGCTGATGTGAAGATCATTCATTTGATCAGTGGAGGATAG
- a CDS encoding ATPase P: protein MLKFNIPGRKEIKLEHLVLDFNGTLAIDGKLISGVKERLEILAKSLKIHIITADSFGTVHNELTDLPVTISVLSPEDQDQKKLKYVQELGIEKTACIGNGLNDNLMVKEAILGISLIQTEGAASQSLLNTDIVCPDINSALELFYKSNRLKATLRI from the coding sequence ATGCTTAAATTCAATATTCCGGGAAGAAAAGAAATCAAACTGGAACATCTTGTCCTGGATTTCAACGGAACTCTGGCAATCGATGGAAAATTGATTTCAGGAGTAAAAGAAAGATTGGAAATTCTCGCAAAATCTTTAAAAATTCATATTATCACAGCAGATTCATTCGGAACTGTTCATAATGAATTAACAGACTTACCAGTTACGATTTCCGTTCTATCCCCGGAAGATCAGGATCAAAAAAAACTAAAATATGTTCAGGAGCTGGGAATTGAAAAAACAGCTTGCATAGGAAACGGACTCAACGATAATTTAATGGTCAAAGAAGCGATCCTGGGAATAAGTCTGATCCAGACTGAAGGAGCAGCTTCTCAATCGCTTTTGAATACCGATATTGTTTGCCCTGATATTAATTCTGCTCTGGAATTATTTTATAAATCGAATCGATTAAAAGCAACTTTAAGAATATGA
- a CDS encoding alpha-amylase — protein MKKILIIAILIAINFIQLESQKNYKYGTEMNTIKHPEWSYNQSIYEVNLRQFSKNGTFQEFEEHLPHLKQLGVGILWFMPIHPIGEKNRKGTLGSYYSVKDYLNVNPAHGTLEEFKQLVKKIHKMGMYVIIDWVANHCAWDNQIVYDHPDWFTKDENGNHVSPVKDWADVIDFNFDNQEMRKYMLDALKFWIKEIDIDGFRCDVAGMVPIDFWNKVRLELDQIKPVFMLAEWETPELHKQAFDMSYNWKLFKIMNAIAAGKKNASHIDAHLIEEKNTFALNDFRMTFTSNHDENSWNGTVYERLGKAAEVFAVLSLTFPGMPLVYSGQEACLDKRLSFFDKDEIEWKDCGMKEIYTKLLNLKKENKALWNGFKGGELQRIHTSNDKAVFTYTRQVDNDKIFVITNLSPFGQSISLQENNFTGEYNDIFEQEKVIFSGDEPISLKSWEYKVLIQKNQ, from the coding sequence ATGAAGAAGATTCTTATAATTGCGATTCTAATTGCTATTAATTTTATACAATTAGAGTCTCAAAAGAATTATAAATATGGAACTGAAATGAACACGATAAAACATCCGGAATGGTCATACAATCAAAGCATTTATGAAGTAAATCTGCGACAGTTTTCCAAAAACGGAACTTTCCAGGAATTTGAAGAGCATCTCCCCCACCTTAAACAATTAGGTGTCGGCATTCTCTGGTTTATGCCAATCCATCCGATTGGTGAAAAAAATCGCAAAGGAACTCTCGGAAGTTATTATTCGGTAAAGGATTATCTCAATGTTAATCCTGCTCACGGAACGCTGGAAGAATTCAAACAATTAGTGAAAAAAATCCATAAAATGGGAATGTATGTGATCATCGATTGGGTGGCAAATCATTGTGCGTGGGACAATCAAATCGTTTATGATCATCCGGACTGGTTCACAAAAGATGAGAATGGAAATCATGTTTCACCGGTAAAAGATTGGGCGGATGTGATCGATTTTAATTTTGATAATCAGGAAATGCGGAAATACATGCTCGATGCTCTTAAATTCTGGATAAAGGAAATAGATATCGACGGTTTTCGCTGTGATGTTGCGGGTATGGTGCCAATTGATTTCTGGAATAAGGTTCGTCTTGAACTTGATCAGATCAAACCTGTTTTTATGCTGGCAGAATGGGAAACTCCCGAACTTCACAAACAAGCATTCGATATGTCTTATAACTGGAAACTTTTCAAAATTATGAATGCTATTGCAGCAGGAAAGAAAAATGCTTCTCATATCGATGCTCATCTGATTGAAGAAAAAAATACTTTTGCCTTGAATGATTTTCGCATGACCTTCACTTCCAATCACGACGAAAATTCCTGGAACGGTACTGTTTATGAAAGACTCGGAAAAGCAGCTGAAGTTTTCGCAGTTCTTTCCCTGACATTTCCCGGAATGCCTTTAGTTTACAGCGGTCAGGAAGCATGCCTGGATAAGCGGCTTTCTTTTTTTGATAAAGATGAGATCGAGTGGAAAGATTGCGGAATGAAGGAAATTTATACGAAACTTTTAAATTTGAAAAAAGAAAATAAAGCTTTATGGAATGGATTCAAAGGCGGGGAACTGCAAAGAATTCACACTTCAAATGATAAAGCTGTATTTACATACACCCGGCAGGTTGATAACGATAAGATCTTTGTAATTACTAATTTATCACCTTTTGGGCAGAGCATCTCTTTGCAGGAAAATAATTTTACAGGAGAATACAACGATATATTTGAACAGGAAAAAGTTATATTTTCCGGAGATGAACCAATTTCACTTAAATCCTGGGAATATAAAGTACTGATACAAAAGAATCAATAG